Genomic window (Rana temporaria chromosome 2 unlocalized genomic scaffold, aRanTem1.1 chr2c, whole genome shotgun sequence):
GGCAACAAGAAACAATTAAATATTTGGGAATATACATCCCGAGTAATTTAAACCAATTACAAGAACTGAATTACAATGCAACAGTCCGAAAAGTAATTCAATGATTGCATAAATATGAAGAAGTAACATACTCACGGATGGGAAGAATTAATATAGTAAAAATTTACATATTgccaaaattattatatatttttcaaacagTACCCTTagttcaggggtgcccaaccttttgaaggccgagggccacttaagcgacttagtaaccagtcgcaggccacaatgaggggagtgggcagatgacaggtctgcatgctgtggggctggtaagGAAATTTTCCCTGGGCTGGATTTTATTTCCAGTCTGGCCCTGAACAGTGAACACCCCCCACTGTTGTGGATACTTATATAATGGTTAACAAATGGGGTTCTCACTATCCTGCTTCTCCCTTTCCTGGAAGAAATATGACAACACACACTTGTTTCTACGCCCGCCGCACTCTCAAACAGCGGACTGAACATATACGCCACGTTAATAGTTACACTTTCCCCTTAAGTTGGTACATGCCAGTACTATAGGATGACACACCTAAGCCTTGTCTTGTTATCATTGTTACATTTCACACAATTTTCATTACAATGCTGTTTTGTTGAAAGTAGCTTACAGGCTGGGTGGTTTATCCCCTCGCCATGACACCACTAGTACCCATTTGGGGTGTCTGGAGATAGGGGACTTCAACCCTCCCCTGAATACATAATTAGCAGTGAGCTCCATTCCCAAAGACTTCTATGACtatgaggcctcatgcacaccggACGTTAAAATATTGTTagaaaaacgccagtagctttggaGTGAGGTTTTCTacttttttcaacgtttttgcaatagcgttatCCTATGTTAGCGTTTTTTTggtgaataattttttttatttttaatggatCAGAAACGTTAAACgctggtgagtgacgtttttgagcgtttatcagcgttagagcgtttttacagctgaaaacgtctctcagaacccactcgtttttttttttttactgctcaaaaacgccactgccagaaagaaagaaagaaaggaagaaggaaaatagagaaaaggaaaaaaggaggggggaaggaagtgaagggtaaaaaatggaggagaaagaaaaagggagggaggaatggaatgggaaagagggaggagaaaaaacaaaggatgaaaaaaagggggtatgTAAAGTAACTGACCTTAGATGAGATACAAATAGTACTTGGGTGCGGGGAAGGAGAAGGGGTCTTAGTACATAAGCACCAGAACCCAACTAAAGTGCCTTGGTATTGCGAGGGGTTAGCAGGGGTGGTGGTCACCACAGGAGAACCACACAGACACCGGCTAATGTATCCTATGAGGTAGAGAGATACCAAAATATTGGTCATAGAGACAAATCATGCTCCGCATAGTGGAGCAAAGTGGTTGTGTACAAGAAGAGATACTTACTGATGGTATATTAGCAGAGCACAGGCCCCGGAACCCACGCCCACGGCACTCAAGCAGGCTAGCTGCTTAAAAAATCACCAACCTGGCACCGCAAATAACGCTGGCCGTTGCCAGCGTATGACGTCACCGGGTCAGATCTTTCGAACAGCGCACGCGTAAAGAGGGTGCACACATGCGCGCTCAACAAGAATGTGCACAAGTGTGGAGGGCGGTCCCACAAATGTCAGGACTCATCCTCCCACCAGGGAGATCACCAAGCCGCCAGGGGGGAACAGTAAACGTGcaagtgacatctagtggtgtcCTAAAAAATTGCAGGCAGGCAACATAACAAAGGGCAGTAATAAAATAGATCTAAATACACGAAAAGGTACATGTTGGGATACAAAATTATAAACTTaaatataaaaacatgttttttttgccattatatataattttgtatcCTGACATGTACCTTTTGTGTATTTAGATCCATGTTATTAGTGTCCTTTGTTATCAGAGCCATGTTGCCTGCCTTCAATTTTCTAGgacaccactagatgtcacttgCGCCTTCACAGTTTCCCCCCAGTGGCTTGGTGATCTCCCTGGTGGGAGGATGAGTCCTGATGTCTGTGGGACCGCCCTCCCCACTTGCTCGCGTCTTGGCTTGGATCCCTTCCCTGTGGATGCTTGATGAGCACACATGCAGGCGACATCTTGGCACGTGCGGGAGATCTGACCTGGTAATGTCATACGCCGGTGACGGCTGATGTTATCTGTGTCACTGTTTTGgggattatttaaccacttcccacccggcctatagcagaatgacggcctggCAGtgattctgttatcctgactggatatCATagaacgtccagcaggataacgcgccggtggtgctgtgtgtcagtcatCGCTGATCGTGGTAAGGAGCCTCTGACAGAAAAtcgtgcccaccacagtgccaattagtaacacctgtcagtacctcatcatcaatgctgcccatcagtgccatctattagtgtccatcagtgccgcctatcagtgcccatcagtgaaggagaaaataaaatgtaataacaaaaacaaagatttctgtcttttttagtttgtttagtaaaaaaaacagaggtgatcaaataccagcaaaataaatctttatttgtgggaagaaaattataaaaatgttgtttgagtacagtgtcgcatgtccgcacaattctcattcaaaatgtgacagcgctgaaaacttaaAATTGTCTCGGGCAttaaggggtgaaagtgccggtattgaagtggttaagcagctagCTTGCTTGAGAGTGCCGTGGACATGGGTTCCGTGACCTGTGCTCTGCTAATATACCATCAGTAAGCATCCCTTCTTGTACACGACCACTTTGCTCCACTATGCGGAGCTTGATTTGTCTCTCTGACCAATATTTTGGTATCTCTCTACCTCATAGGATACCTTAGCCGGTGTCTGTGTGTGGTTCCCCTGTGGTGACCACCACCCCTGCTAACCCCTCGCAATACCAAGGCTTCTGGTGCTTTTGCACTAAGACCCCTTCTCCTGCCCCGCACCCAAGTACTATTTGTACCTCATCTAAGGTCAGTTACCTTTCataaccccttttttttcctcctttgttttttttcttctccctctttcccacccccctcccttcctctttttctttctcctccctttccctttcaatctcccccttctcctttcttcccttttcctgcccccctctttttcccctcccttccctttctccTCCCTCTTTTACCTTTCtcttcctttccccctccctttcttctcttttcctttaTTTACATCTTTTTTTGACTCCCCCTTCTCCATACCTTCCCCCTTATTTCCCCCCTCCCATCTCCCTAACCACTTTCCCCACAccccttctttcttcctcccttccctctccttttATTTCCCTTTCCCCCTATTTTGTTCTTCcttcccttttttcttctttcacttaTTTCTTGGCTACTGTTTCCTTATGTGTGTAGTTTATACATCCATCTATATATTACCATTATCCAATCTAGATATACGTTCATTGTTTGCACGTCCCTCCCCCTAGCTGCTGCGGGGGAACCTCTGGTGGTGCTTCTGCCCTGATAGGACCTGGGTTGCGGGTAAGCAACATCGCTCTCCTTTTCGCCTCTATGTATTTTTCTCTGTCTTAACTTAATAGACTGTGTATATTTTGTAAATGTTATGACATTGATTGCTTGTTAATCAAATTGCAGGTATTCTCCTGATGAAGCAATATTCAGGCTGCAAAACTAGTTGAGTCATGTTATCCGCAAACAACTATCCCAATGTGATCCTTCCTCTCAGGGGACTATTATGCTGGTGATCTACATGGATTGTTATCATGCATTTTATAATGTATCCATATTAATCTGTAttaatacaattatttatttattatacaaaTTGAAATTTATGATAAATGAGCCAGTACCAAGATAGTCCATTTCTCCTTGTCTTGGGGGACCGGTTGGGGACCGATCTCCTAGTTTTCCCATTTATTATATATTGGACAATGGTACACCCCCTTTCTATTATACTCAGCTTAAGCTTCTAGAGGttgtatattttttcatattcaaAACATTAAAAtggtttctctccagtgtgaatcttctGGTGTCTGATAAGGTTTGCCTTCAatgtaaaagctttgccacattcagaacactgaaatgacttctctccagtgtgaatcttctGGTGTTGGGTGAGGCttgacttcaatgtaaaagctttgtcacattcagaacactgaaatgacttctctccagtgtgaatcctctggtgtttaGCAAGTTCATTCTTGCATGTAAAAGCTTTGCTACATTCAGAACAAGGatatggcttctccccagtgtgaatcctctggtgtatgATAAGATCGCTCTTGCCtataaaagctttgccacattcagaacattgatatggcttctctccagtgtgaatcttctCGTGTCTGATGAGGTTGTAATGctgtgtaaaagctttgccacattcagaacattgatatggcttctctccagtgtgaatcttctCGTGTCTGATGAGGTTGTAATGCTGTGTAAAAGTTTTgcaacattcagaacactgaattgacttctctccagtgtgaatcatcTGGTGTGCGATAAGGCTTGACTTTGATGTAAAAGCTTTCCCACATTCAGAACAccgatatggcttctctccagtgtgaatcttctGGTGTGTGGTAAGGTTTGACGTTGATGTAAAagttttgtcacattcagaacactgatatggcttctctccagtgtgaaccctctggtgtatGATAAGATGCGACTTCgatgtaaaagctttgtcacattcagaacactgatatggcttctctccagtgtgaaccttcTGGTGTGTGATACGTTTTGCCTCCATTGTAAAATCTTTATCACATTCCAAACAAGAAATATCTTCTGAAATGACTCCTTTTATGTATACATGGGTTTGACTTTACTGTAAAGTCATTGTCACTTCCAGAACACTGAAATTACTTCTCTCCTGTTGTCCTTTGTGGCGGATCAATGTTGAAGAGGATCCAAAACATTTATGACTTTTAGAACACGGATATGACTTGTGTCCTGCGTGAATCCTCCAGTGAATTGTGGTAAAGACTTTCAGTCAATTAGGACATCCATACGGCTCATTTCCCATGTGACTTTGTTGTATTAAAGTCCAACATGACCGAAAACTTGGTTCATACATCCACctgtacaataaaaataaaagtcagaatTTGATAAATAAAAAGGGCGGAATAAAgttgctttctttttttacattcattattaaatgtatgcaattgtgtatatatatatataacacacacgtttaaccacttgctgaccgcctcctgtatatatacattggcagaatggcttgGCTGCCAAAAGTACCTGTACGTTATTttgaatttgccaaattttagggcactatggggttgatttactaaggcaaatccactgtgcactacaagtcactgtagatctgaggggaaaatatgaaatatggggaagctctgctgatctccatcatccaatcatggcaagcaaaaatgctgtttttttgttatttccttgcatgttcccctcagatctacagcgactgcacttccaagtgcacttgtagtgaaaggtGGATCTGCCTTTAGTAAAATAAACCCCTATATTATTCCCAGtggctactttttttttaaagtttattacaATTTCCAGCGTGAGAATCTCATTCTTTGTTCTCATTCAGAGAAATGTGCTGCATAGTGATTGGCCAATGTGCTTGCGTTCAGATTTGTGGGTACTTTAGGCAAGTCGTCTAAAAATCCAAAAGTTGCAGACTTATGCCCCTTacaaacggtcggaatttccgaaacaaatgttcgatgtgagcttgttgtcagaaaatccgaccgtgtgtatgctccatcggacatttgctgtcagaatttccgacaacgactgtttgagagctggttctcaattttttcgaaAACAAAAGTtctcgtcggaaattccgatcatctgtagccaattctgacgcacaaaaatcctacgcatgcttggagtCATTGAtcattcatttttctcggctcatcgtagtgttgtacgtcaccgcgttcttgacggtcggaatttctgacaccatttgtgtgaccatgtgtatgcaagacaagtttgagccaacattccgtcggaaaaaatgttttttgttgaaatgtccaatcgtgtgtacgtggcattaaagcagagttccaccccccaaaaaatggaccTTCTGCTTTTTGAAATCCTCCcctcccccggtgtcacatttggcacctttcagggggaggagggagtagatacctgtgtaatacaggtatttgctcccacttctgggcatagatcactgcagtgACCTGCGCCACATCCGGCgccttctctgcccccccctccactgctgtcttctgggagacacacaggtccactGAGTAGCGGCATCTGTACATctccatgtcttttttttttcaatagaatTTATTGAAGATTTACCAAACGGATACAAAATTAAAATGACGGGGAACCGTCACTTCATCAAATACATTTTGGAAGGTTATGTGTTGTTTGCAATAGACAtgcgcacactgaaatattttgtttctgaatttcgttttcgtccgaaaaatttttttatttagttactccgaaattcgtttttatttattttgtttcgtaaaaAATGCGTTCgttcgaaaatccaaattaattaaggttgaatctgttaattgaaagcttatggtgtctgtcgaatgttgtaatggcgcgtacacatgatcggattttccgacaagaaaagtttgatgttaccttttggacggaaattccgaccatgtgcacgctccatctgactttttctgtcggaatttccatcaataaaaatttgagagctagttctcaatttttccgacaagaaaagttcttgtcgggaattccgattgtctgtatgcaattccaacgcacaaaaatccacacatgctcggaatcaagaagagccgcactgcctttcgaacttcatttttctcggctcatcttacgtcttgtacgtcaccgcgttcttgatggtcggaattttgtgtgaccgtgtgtacgcaacacgagtttaagccaacattccgttggaaaaaaatccacggctttcttgtcagaatttccaaatgtgtgtacgcggcataagaggattcgacgaagcagctaaactgtacgacgccgcgatcgtacatttccagtcgaatgctccgcccacaagctatagtagaattctaatgttgtatgactagtaataattatttttattagttattattattactagtcaaccaacattagaattcttctacagcctatgggcggagcatttgaccataaatgtccgctcgcggcgatcgtatgtttttagttgcttcgttgaatcttcatatctctataatgtcgaatcttttctctctatgtagaataatcttggactaaatagagttaggttaggcacattcaaccgcagattcgatacgcacagatcactattgtcaccgtcatgtggaatcttctatctatatcgaactgttgtcacaacgaaacgaaaataaagtattttttatgtcggatctttcggattctgcgcattcgttattgtttgttaaaacgaatgcgAAATTCCCAgaaatttcttatataggtgaggcggggccacccatcacgtgaccccataTCCCTCTGACCTCCTATCCtatccttgcgtcagaggggggcagggtcacatgatgagtggccccgcctcacctacataagaaatgtcactagctccagccgcgtcattcgacaggctgtctccggtggagacaggtggccggcgatgctgcgctctgaatcccggacctggatggatcttctcatcgctggaccccggtggagaggagatcacccatcgctggatactgacaacgttggagcccccgggatcgagagtggattaccaccgctggattttttttaataaaggatgtttttccacggtgtgtgtgtgtgtttttttttttacaattatttacacttccctcgtgaaatggtagaggtacaatgtaccccattaccaattcacatggggggaaggatctggtggtcccctttgttaaaggggtcatccatattctgataagccccccgcctgcagacccccacaatcaccgggcaagggttgtggggatgaggcttttgtccccatcaacatggggacatcctccccatgttgagggcatgtggcctggtacggttcaggggggggcgctctctcatcccccctcttttctgcggccggccaggttacatgctcagataagggggtctggtgtggatatttgggggaactctacaccattttttttatttggggtggagttccccttaaaatccacaccagacccgtagggtctggaattgatatttggggggaaccccacatcattttttttaaattgacggcggggttccccttaatatctatctataccagacctgaagggcctggtaattgaatttggggggaccccgcgctttattttttatgaatgaattttctctgaattgccgggagtcgacaattcattatagccgcgagtcatttttaaatgacttttttctttcagaaatgacactttgtgcagggacagttctaagtacgggaaacatgcgctatttcacaggcatactttacaccccccccctaggtatgaaatttaaaggaatatttcacttttattgcttcactttaagcattattaaattcactgctcctgaaaaaacggtagtttttaaaacttttttttgcattgatgcatgtcccctggggcaggacctgggtccccaaacactcccctggggcaggacccaggtccccaaatactttttaggacagtaacttgaatattagcctttaaaattagcactttagatttcaaacgttcgagtcccatagactttaacagggttctaaagttcacacgaacatttggtgtgttcgtaagttctggtgcaaaccgaacgggggtgtgttcagctcatccctagttgtagtgttgtacgtcggaatttggtgtgaccgtgtgtatgcaagacaaccaGTCACAGAgtctctgatcaccaccacaccagtcatattacCAATAACCACTACCACACCAGTCATTGTGTCCCTGATCCCTACCacaacaccagtcccagtgtccctgatcaccaccacaccagtcattgtGTCCCTGATCCCTACCacaacaccagtcccagtgtccctgatcaccaccaaaccagtcccagtgtccctgatcaccaccacaccagtcccagtgtccctgatcaccaccacaccagtcccagtgtccctgatccctACCACTCCAGTCCCAGTGTTCCTGATCCCTACCACTccagtcccagtgtccctgatccctACCACTCCAGtcccagtgttcctgatcaccaccacaccagttacagtgtccctgatcaccaccacaccagtcagtgtccctgatcaccaccacaccaattATTACCAATAATCACTACCAAACCAgtcattgtgtccctgatcaccaccacaccagtcattgtgtccctgatcaccaccacaccagttacagtgtccctgatcaccaccacaatgATTACAGTACCATAAGGACTAGTTCACATGTGCAATGTTCTCTGAACAGCCATTCATGTTTTCTCTTCAGAGGGGATTTGCCCAGGCATAGAGTCATTGTATTGCCTCCTCAACACCTGCTTTAAACCCTTTGGACCCCACACAAGCAACCCTATTCATTGAAGGGGTCACCATCAGTGGGCATTGCCACcgtggcatgtgtacaccccaagctgctgcctctgcagctagagTAGGTAGCAGTTGAGGGGCAGTAAAGCCACTGATCAACCATGAGGTTTCACTACCCCAATCCCCCCGTGTATTGTCAGACTCCGGGACTTGTATaggcagacagccatgcagggaaaggcatcagcTAGACACCACAGCCGCATgagtaggaccgctgtctcctatggcaacagtcttgtaACAGTTTCTAAATTGTAATGATCTTCTTCACTTCCTCTACAATTTCCCCTTGTAATTCTCCACTCAACTGAGCTCCCAATCTCTCCCACTAGACTGTGCAGATGCAGCAGACTTAATTGCATTGCCAGCGTTTCCCTTGATCTACAcacacaggtggcacttatgggtggcattaaTGGGGTGGCACTCCCCGTCCACAGTCGCGGTAAGGAAAGGGCGACAGATCAAGCCTGCAACCTCAACCCCAGCTGTCAAATTGGGAAGATGATGTCAGAGGTGGGCGGGCAATGAGAGCAGGAAAACCGAGGCAAGGACCttgtttggtggaggagggaaggagagggagattatTGTTAGCCAGTAATACCAGCTGTGATAGACTCGGCACAGCCTGCAATACATCTGATCACCATTAGAGGGAGACTCCACCCATATCTAGCTGGCTGACCACACACAGGCAGATACAAATCTTACATACAATCTGGtgcactctaaggcctcgtacacacgaccgaacatgtctgctgaaactggtccgctgaccagtttcagcagacatgtttggttgtctgtacggccgaccggacaaatgtccggcggatcggacaggtttccagcggacaaatgtttcttagcatgctaagaaacatgtccgctggaaccatgtccgtcggacatgttcggtcgtttgtacagactcaccggatatgtccgatcggccgcatgcgtggaagcattgaccttccagggtcgcgcacgtcaccacgctgtctgtccgcgtggattttggtttgatggtgtgtacaaccatcagaccgaaatctccgagcggacatgtccgctgaaaacggtccggcggaccattttcagcggacagtccactcgtctgtacggggcctcagggttgGGGATCAGCCAGTCAGATCTAGTCTAACCCTAATCAGCACACACTTCTGGGGTTCCTCAGGCTCCCCTACAAGCTAAAATCCTTGCGTTTACTCACTCTTCCCACTCCCCATGTACACCCCCACATagaggcagctctaggctttgtgagaccttaggcaaaacttgacatgggggccCACTCACAACCATGATGGGGAACATAATTCAagtacaagagcctcttccccacaaccctggctggtggttgtgggggtcttcggcagggggcttatcagaatctggaaggcctcagatcctgctctttaataactaaggggtgaGGGCCAcccggtgaacccgcccccttatgacatcattgactgagggcatgctgggtcattgacaccacaaggggtggtgtcaccgatattcactggttgttagggatgctggcggccccgctcctgagtcagggctcataacgctgcctgagcacagcagcgttaaggtcccctgtccctcaaaactggggaaaTGCATCGGGTAAGTTAGGCGGCTGCGGGcctccctgtgagtgcgaggccttaggcgactgcctaatttgcctatttAAGGAGCCGCCTCTGCCCCCACACCAGACACAGGACTTACGATCGATTTCCACTACATGGCGATTCCTCCTCTGAAAGAAAATATGGGAACCAAAGgcaggatcagggtggacagGGGGCAGTGAGGGGACAGGAGGGCAAATGGTGGAGAAGGGGCAGTGAGTGTTCAGTGAGAGGAAAAATGCCCTTTATCTGTaatcacagtggagggggggtgtctgctatcAGTGgttacagtggaggggggggatgtctgctatctgtgatcacagtggagggggatgtccgctatctgtggtcacagtggagggggatgtccgctatctgtggtcacagtggagggggatgtccgctatctgtggtcacagtggagggggggtgtctgctatctgtggtcacagtggaggggggtgtctgctatctgtggtcacagtggagggggggtgtctgctatctgtggtcacagtggagggggggtgtctgatatctgtggtcacagtggaggggggtgtctgctatctgtggtcacagtggagggggggtgtctgctatctgtggtcacagtggaggggggatgtctgctatctgtggtcacagtggagggggggctgCTATCTGTGGTCAATGTGGGGGAGATCAGAGGGGAAACAAAAATTGATCACGGAGGGGAAATGTTGGGAATTATAGATTAGTAGGAACAATAGGGAACATACTGAAGGCGCTCATAGAGGAGCGCTGGGGGAAGAGGTGCTCAGGTgctgaggagcaagaggaggcacTAGTGCTCAGTGGTGAAAGAGGGGGTGAAGGGGTAGTGGAGATGACTGGGGGCAGTGGGTGGACAGGCAACAATGTGGTGGACAAGGGAGTAGAGGGGAAGATGGGACACAGTGGGGTGGAATAGGCAGTGGGGGGTGACAAGGTATGCACAGTGTGCTATGGGGTAACATGGGGGTGGACATGGACAGAGGGGTAGTAGGCTTGATAGACGCAACAATGGATGGAAAGGGCAATGCGGAGACAGGGGGTAGAAAGAGTGGAAATGGGGGGACATGGAGGTGGACGGGGGGGAGAGTGGAGTGGAGTGGATAGGGTACAGGGGGACAGTGAGGTGAGAAAGGAACAATAAGGGGACAAGGAAAAGTGAGAGGACAGGAGGATGGGGGTAGACAGGAGGCattggagagacagaggagcaggttGGTGCCAGGGGGATAGGAAGGtagtagtggtcagtgggagatgAATACCTGGCTGATGATGTCCTGGTCTGGAGGGTGATGTGgagctcctctgatgagtcttctatggttggggtcctctcggatggtcccttTTGGCTCCTCTGATGAGACTTCTATGATTGGGGCCCTCTCGGATGGTCCCTTTTGGCTCCTCGGATGAGTCTTTTATGGTAGGGGccctctcggatggtccctcttggctcctctgatgagtcttctatggtcggggtcctctcggatggtccctcttggctcctctgatgagtcttctatggtcggggtcctctcggatggtccctcttggctcctctgatgagtgttctatggttggggtcctctcggatggtccctcttggctcctctgatgagtcttctatggttggggttcTCTCGaatggtccctcttggctcctctgatgagtcttctatggttggggtcctctcggatagtctctcttggctcctctgatgacGCTTCTATGGTCGGGTGACTTCTGACTCTTCCCAGCTGGACATGAAGGGGGAAATCTCTCCCAGCTCTCGgcttctcttcctcctgctcacaAGTGTCCACAATCAGGGGAaagttctcctccgtgtccccgatGGAAGATGGAGGCTCCTTGTCCTGGCTGAGAGGTGTGAGGGACGTTCTGTGTCTGCACTACGGATCTGGGAAGACTCCAATCACATTGTGAGCC
Coding sequences:
- the LOC120921548 gene encoding zinc finger protein 2 homolog yields the protein MEAKRITHQKVHTGEKPYQCSECDKAFTSKSHLIIHQRVHTGEKPYQCSECDKTFTSTSNLTTHQKIHTGEKPYRCSECGKAFTSKSSLIAHQMIHTGEKSIQCSECCKTFTQHYNLIRHEKIHTGEKPYQCSECGKAFTQHYNLIRHEKIHTGEKPYQCSECGKAFIGKSDLIIHQRIHTGEKPYPCSECSKAFTCKNELAKHQRIHTGEKSFQCSECDKAFTLKSSLTQHQKIHTGEKSFQCSECGKAFTLKANLIRHQKIHTGEKPF